CATACTTACTCGGTAGTTGTTCTTACTCTTGGGAGTATTGCTGAATCTTAATATCttaaatcatactttttttatgttaatcaAATCATGAAGGTAGCTAAATGTTTctattgcaatttgttttttattcttcttatttttaaagattgtaATTTAGAATTGTCTAGCAGTTTTAGTATTGACTATCATAATATTCATGTATGAATCTAAGAGCTCTGTCTTGATTTCTTTTTCCATTTTAAAGGAATTTTTATCGCTACAGTAGTACCAAATTACTGGATAATAGTTAAAATTcgtaagaataaattaaaagtatgcTGTAACCTACCAACCCTGTTTAAATATTTACCTATACGATTTAGAACATTTAATTGTCTTGATgctttttttacatatttaagaTATATGATTGTTAAATTTATAGTTTCAGAATCTGACCTTATGACCCCAATTTAAGTAAAAGTAAATCGTGTTGTTAACAATCAAATGCTTTAGATAGATCAATCAAAATTGTaccaatatatttgttttcgtcCAAAGCATTTTCAAGTCttctattattttaaaaagtgcaGTTTGGCAACCAAAACCTGACCTAAATGTCGACAGAAGCGGATGGAAAggtttatttaataatttaataaattggcCATGTATAGCGCTGCATTCatttcagaaatatatgataatacACTTACAGGTCTACAGTTCTCTTTAtcaagaaatttattaaaagtggGGAAACTTAAGCAGCTTTaatattatcagaaaaaaaattgagctttcatttgatttatttacttAAATCTTAATAGCATTTGATATTACTGGCTGTGCCAATTTAATAACGTTTGATGAAATATTGTCATATTTAGTAGCTTTTCTGATCTGTAACCTATTTATTTGTGAACTCATAAACTCTCATGTACAAGTTTGTAAACTCATTATaatcagttttattttcttctttttttattgtctatatttatttgttcatcCTATATCTTTAGCTAGATTGATGAAAAATGAATTGAACATTTCTGATACCTCTTTAAGATCTCTGAAAATtgctttattttcatatataattaagtttattgtttataaagGTCAAGTCATAATCACTTTTGTTTGCTCATCCTACATCTCATGTTAGTCATCATTCATATAACTAATTATCACAGCAAAACAGCAAAGGCGACGATGATGTTCAAACGgtattacaataaaattgaaacaggaGTTCGCAGTGCAACTTTTAATCCCTATTGAAgacgcaaaaaaaaaaacatgttgggAAAGTGGTTCGGAAACTTAAGGGCagtttaacattaaaatgaactGAATGTATTGCAATTCCCAAAATATAGACAATAGGTAACTGACAATAATTGGTGGTTAAAACTGTGTAACAAAGCGCGTCATATCAAGTTTTAGTTGCATAATCTTCTGCTGGGATATAAAACAAGTGCTGTAAAACAAACAGTTAGGTTTTAATTTTTAGGATATGCGTAGTTGTTTTAGCCTTAGTGTCCACACGACCCTAAATATGTCAAAAGGGTGTTGATTTGTCGTTTTATTTTAAGAATCTATTTTGTGCAGTACAGACGAATATTTGAGTCAGAAAACACTTATTATATTTCCTTTTATCAAGATGTAAAGATGTTTTCTTAAAGAAATGCATTTCACAAAATAAACTATGaaacaattaaacataaatacaatgtatgtggCTGTTTTGGTACATTGCTGAAATTCTAAGTGTTACCAGTTAACATACTTATCCAGCTCTTATATTACTTGTCGATTTTGAAACAGCCTTTGATACTCTAGCATCAAACGCTTCATAAATAAACATAGACGACCAGTTCTGATGTCATAATACAATAACGTTACAATTCGACGGCAAATTGTATGTCCTTCTAATTGACGtccaatttttttatactttaattaatttttattatgagtAACGCCACAGTTAATGTTACTGACAATGATAAAGTAACACCAATGGCTAGAATTATTTAATCAATACAAGCAAGTCTTACAACAAGTGTCTGTGGTCTCATGTTCGCATGCTTGGATCAAGTGCGGAATGTCTTACACAAACATCCtgacatctttttttctttttgtttttgttgctgtGGAACTGCTGCAATTAGTATTCGGAGGAACAAGCAGATATCTGTTATAGAAATTGGGGACAGTGAATAAAGATTTCACTGTTTGCTGATGAAACCAATTTTTCTGAAAGATGTATTTTCTGTGCAATTTGTAATGGAATGAGATGATGGCAATGAACTGTTTTTACCTACCGAtaattaagaaaagaaaataagaatGATCTCTTTTAtcctaaattttgtttttcagttttccgtttgaattataaatatcaaGACCCATGAATCGTCAGTGATCATTATAAGTATCAGATATCGCATCTTttgttaatacatttttcattgaTAACTTATGAATCTTATTTAAAGGGAAGAACTCCTCTTCATGATGCAGCAATGAAAGGAAATACAAAACTCACAGATCTTTTGATCAGGAATAACGCTGAGGTGAATGCTACTGACAATGTGGTATGTTATTACATACATtgagaaatatatttgtttggcaGCAAAACAGATGATCATGTTAACATAAAACAGGATATACTGCTTGCGCATGTTGTATAATGAATTgcaaaaaacattttacaaattcaaagTATTAATCACATTCGTATTTTTTCTTTGCCCCTTTTTTTGATCATTTGCTTACATTGTAGGGCTACTTAACCTAGCCTGTGGATgtgtatattttaacatttacaaaagTTGCtaagtttgtaaataaaatatcatatactAACTTTTGTTACATAATAACTTTCGACAGATTTTCAAATCGACATCCAGTTCTGATGTCACAATGAAATAACTTTACAATTCGACGGTAAATTTTATGTCCTTCTAATCGACGTCCAATTTTTTGATTCTTTActctttttttctgaataaCGCCACGGTTAATGTTACTCACAATGATGAAGTAACACAAATGGTTAGAATCATTTAATCAATAAAAGtaagttttgtcattttagtggtcttttgtggatagttgtgtcattggcaatcataccacgtcttctttttttatacttacaACAAGTGTCTGTGACCTCGTGTTCGCATGCTTGAATCAAGTGCGGAATGTCTAACAAAAACAGGCAGActtcaaattatgttttttacGACAACAAAGACATATCCAGTTCTTATACTACTTGTTGATTTTGAAAGGGCGTTTTATACGCTAtaaaggtgtaacaccactattTCGGGCCCAGCCAGAAAGCTCATAGtaagtaatacatttttaacataaaatagttcctacgcatgagtgtaactttcaaaatatgtaggatatttagatatattttggCATCACATGAAAGCTGGTGATCATCGAAGAACACTTATggactttaaattttgaatacaaaattaactgcaccaaatttaaaaacgagggtacattttgtctgtttgtcagacctgaagtacctgttttggtagaTCTGAAGTCCGGGagccagttctttcttatatgtcactaaaggtatgttgatttttccggacaagacaccataaagtattgctttgacatgcaataattgccactttatttgaacttaaaataaaagaggtgtgtcTGCTCGAAATGGATAAtcttaacatagaaagcaatgggaccatgaattagtagTGTACTTCCTAAAGGAAATTCATCCAAAAAATAtcgtttgttttaattttggtaaCGGGTTTTGAAAATGGGTCTAAGCCTTATACACAAATATATCTAGTCTTGTCGTTAGTACTGGAGTTACTtctatttaattcaaaatagaGAGAAGAGTTTGGCAATTGtgacttttgatcttttttttttgtgctgtgGAACTGCGGTAATTAGTATTTGCAAGAACAATCAGATATATGTTGTAGAAACTGGGGACAGTGCATAAAGAATTCACAGTTTGctgatgaaaacaatttttctgaaatatgTGTTTTCTGTGCAAATTGTAATTGAATAATATGATGGCAATGGTCTGTTTTTATCTATCGATAATTAAGAAAAGATCATAAGAATAATCTCTTTTATCATCAATTTTGGTTTTCAGTTATCCGTATAATTATTAATATCAAGACCCATGAATCGTCAGTTATCAGTTGTCAGTATCAGATTTATTTAAAGGCAGTTCACCAGAATTAATCAATTAGTGTATAGTCGTTTCTGAGAGTCACAATATCATAGGAATAGCTAAAactataattacatttttgtcTCAGATAATGAGTCTAAGCTGTTTGTAGTCATTAATTGTTAGTCTGATTTTTTGTGAATTCCGTACAACACTCGTTCCAATTAATAGTTGACCGGGGATGATATTACAGATGAATGTTATCTcgaatatgaaaaatgtttatgtGTCCTCTTTTACAATGGGAAGTTGGATTATACATATTAGATTAACTGACACAACTCTATGAATATTATTTACACTTAGGGAAAGACACCACTAGTTTTACTTGAAGAAAATTGTCAAATAGTACACCAATACAAGAAAGACGACAAGGTATGATGTACTTTTATACTCGAATACATATGTATCACAATCAATTTCCAGTTGAATATGTAATGttaagataaaattaaatacacTTTTCATCACGTTAAACGACTATGaatgtttttcaattataaagTTGTCGTATTTGATGAATGGTGGTCTTATACATGTAAGGCCATCATTTAAATAGAATAATACACACTAGCTCATAACTATGTAATCATGAGGCACAAGTTTGAGTTCTTAAATGGTCTGTTTagcatataaatatatgaactgTAGATAACATGCTGTAAACATTCGTAACATCGCTACGTTGATGTGACTACAATTACGATGAAACGTCAACATGCCAACATTCGATGTCGCTCAGTCATATACAAACATAGCTTGTTTAACTgatcattttagaaaaaaaatagttgatatTGTTTTACACTTTCGTGAATGTTATAGTGCTAACAAAAGACAGTTCCTCATTAATGATATTAAAGTTGTTGAAGGGTGAGTCCGGCTTGCATCAATCAGCAAGCAAAGGGGAAGACAACGTTGCTAAAGATTATGTGAGTCTTGGAGCCGATGTATCAGCTGTTGATAATAAGGTATGTCATGATTTCATTATACCAAGCAGTTAATATGGAAAACCATTCCGTTCTACATTTATCTGACAACTCTTTCttaaacacatattttgtttatttgtaatttttttttttgagtgGACAATACCTTAGTAACAGTCCTAATTTTAGTTCCtagttatttttgataattttctaaatatttgaaatttgacaaaaaaaaataaaaaaataataagtattCTTTAAACAATTTGACACACATTTCCAATTATCTATGTCTGTATATTTCTTTAAGCTTCTTAAGTGTAAGAGACGTGTATCAGACGTCGTTCCAATCGACAGTGAGTGTAGACGATACAGTCTGTTCAGTAATATCTGGACACAAATCAACCCGGATTGTTCTCCCCATTATTGATGGATTCGGCAGAGCCATGCACAGCCTTTTGCATggtttttatatgtaaaagctTATGtctgttttcaaatattttttttatggaaatattctttatagagcacaaaggtgtcagtattcacctcagaaactaacaaaacgtttgaatagacttattaagaagggatatagttatgatactgttgtcaggtcataaaagattgcatattttggcgttaatattgattcacttatagggtctttgcatcgtaactaaacacatttattcaaaaaacagttattggcatgacacgggttatgttcttctcatatatgttatgatggtttgacactaaacccctaacgagaagggttgtgcctgatgttcatatgatgaaatcataatctttcagtcagttttatttaagtctggagctggcatgtcagttaactgctagtagtctgttgttattgatgtattattgttattttgtttattttctttggttacatcttttgacctcagacttctcttgaactgaattttaatgtgcgtattgttatgcgtttacttctctacattggctagaggtataggggagggttgagatctcacaaacatgtttaaccccgccgcatttttgcgcctgtcccaagtcaggagcctctggcattAGTTAttcttgtattgttttaattttggtttcttgtgtacaatgtggaaataagtatggcgttcattgtcactgaactagtatatatttgtttaggggccagctgaaggacgcctccgggtgcgggattttcttgctacattgaagacctgttggtgaccttctgctgttgttttttttctttggtcgagttgttgtctctttgacatattccgcatttccattctcaattttattttggaataCTAGTTTATTCGTATAATGAAGCAACCATATGCCAAGGACCACGACGTTCGTTTGATGTAAAATCTATCCATAGGAAATCCCCTCTTTATAATTAAAAGGGTGATGAACTTTCCCTTGAGATTAATTTATCCAGTTCTTCTGCGTTATAACGTCAGACTCCTAAGTAAGAAAAATGTCGTgtcagaattgtcaatattggCCGATGCCTATCTGATAAACTCGTAATAGTTAATCACAATTGTGCTTGGTGCAGACCGAATTACTTACCCTTAGTGATATATGGAGATTATCTGGTCGTTGGGAGGTCTGTGCATTGTTTATAGCACATCGATATGATGTTTAGCGAGAAATTTTTTTCACAGGACAAACGAATTATCTTTCCGCCAGTCGGGCATTATTGTCCTTAGAATAAgtttaacaaacaacaaaaaaacacgcATTTTCGAAACAGAATTTTTCACCATATGGTGAAAAAAACCTTCcaattaacaaataaatcattCTAACTTGGATATGGTCAGGTGTAGTCAACAACTTGTGACGGCTTAAGAAGATAGACAGTCGCAGGTTTGACAGCTGGACGTATGAAGCGTCCACTGGGGAGTGTTGGACTTTAATAGTTTTATTGTCTCTACATTCAAGCTTCATGACTTATTTGGGATAAAATAGATATACGACATGTAAGAGGCAGTGTCGCAGTACATTGTATggcaaaatattgaaaaattgatCTCATCGTTTGAGAataaaattcagtatttttggggATTTCACTTCTTATTGAACCATATGTTGACTCCGAAAAAAAAGTTGACACAAGGGGTAAAAAAACGGACCAACGTATAATTATCGGATATCAACACTATCGAATACGATATTATTCAAACAGCTCGTAAAAAGAAGGCCTTATATCGATGTAAAAATGTGACGCATATATATCGTGAAGACCGCAAATACTTGTACAACTCTTGTGATGACCACTGCTCAAGTGGGAAACATTTAGACAATCTAGTTTTCCCACTTGAGCAAGCTATCAGTAATGAAATCGCAAAAGCACGTTTTGGTAAAAATAgaagtaaaatgaaataaaacaacacttGCACTCAATGCTGTCATGTTTGAGTGAAATTGGCTTTGCAAAAATAATTCCCGAAAAATAAACTTCAATTTGGTTTTAACTGACCATGTAATTTATTTCTACGGTTTGATGTGTAAAcgtttaatcattttatttaactttgatTTTAGTATCCTTAGATATAGTCATTATGTGTAGACAATGTCCTAATTGGAATGTGTTTATCACgccttatttgttttttttaaaatacatttattgtatataaacaataataaatcaGGATAGTAAATAGAGTACAGGTCATTGGGAAGTAAGGAAATGACTTAGTGTAGTTGAAAAAGGCAAACATTagtgtgtattttttatttgagacTATACTTAGTTTTCACTcgttatatataaacaattaagATTTGGATAGTATATCTGATGTAATATATAAGGAATGTACACAAAATTACCAATGTGAATATATCtagaaaagaataaaacaaatgcaGTTACCATGGTTACGCACTTACGTTTTAAcctgtaaaatcacaaaaaaatactgaactctgtaTTATGATCATGAAATGGATTTCAGAACTAAGCATCGTCTAATATGTTTTTATGTGCTTTATCCATACAAAACTATCGTTGTTTGAAAGATTTTGTAcagtcgtccttcagctggcctctcaATAGATCTATATActatttcagtgataatgaacgccatggacgtctgtggaaaatgttaataagaCAAACCCGTAAACATATCGAACGAATGAATGAAAACTGATATATACCTCACTTGTATttctttatgtagaaaatggtgaatttaaCTTGGTTTATCAGCAGGCTTAACATCTCAATTGCATGACAGTCGCATGCAATTCCAATGTTTTGACAACGATACGTGAACAAAACTTGCAGACTTCATAAgtaaaaatgtcttaaaaagaGGTTcatcagtcaacattgtgttatactGTTAatcgttataaaaaaaaacatacaaatatgtaacaaagaagcataGAGAGACATCTATCAAATTTGACAACCTTATTCATTGCTTTTATATTAAACGATTTTGCGTATTAAATGCGACCAGACGGAATTGGTAAAGGGAGTGAATCCTTTCCTAACATACACATCGTTATGATTACATTAACTCTGACGTTATATCGCGCGTTTGACATACATCATTTGATCAGCATGGAAACGTCACATCGGTAGATATAAACTTATTGTGTCGTCCAtagtatgaaaaaaatcaagaaaaatcgtaaacaaataaaaatgtgtatagcctgtgttatgatattttaattattgtatttatttatgttggcctaatttgtgttgtatggcctgataggtgtttaccaaataatcctataactgtgcagtttagaattcactggaacaatcacagatacttacaaaaatgtatggaatgattggaactttctatTTGACGattctagaatgatccttataaaagatacgtaatttaaacttctacatttttccagaaacttccgttaTCCTTCTCTAGAACTTTCCATTTATAGAATGTTCTAGAGATTTCCGTggcaactatatatatatatacagacactaaagttaaactctcgTAATTAGGATTAGATTTAGACTTAGACAtcgatagacattagtattcacagcatttggattgacagTTTTATTCTACAAATAACATCATACTGTATTGTGACATTAGTAGTGAATGTAATAATCaaattggattccgaaagatttccggatacagataaagataaaagattggatttatattttgacagttgacaataatatttgtgtaataccttttgtaaacttttgtatattaaatattgttaaattttactattgatttgtgtcttctGTTTGCTACAATTTAtaggcgatttctggccgtagCAGAAATTGGGGACTCGTCCGggatcttaaaaatatttattcaaaatttgtttagtatttttatcattactagccaacaaaattctacaaaatggcATTTGATGCTTGTCAATTTTTGAAAACGCCAGACCTGGagagttttgataatttaaagaaagaggaATTATTGTTGCTTGCTAAACAactgaaattagtttttaaagtatctatgagaaaacaaattataaaaaaaattggttataGACAAATTAGTTGACGCAGAAATTATAGGTGAAGAGGCTCTTGATCTTAAGGTCGAAAATGTTGATGCTATCAAATTAAAACAGCTTGTATTAGAAcatgaacttaaattaaaagaactggAAATGAAGGAAAGGTTGGAGATggagaaaataaaagaaaaagaagatgagttcaaattaaaacaagatgaacttaaaattaaacAGGCAGAGCTGGAAATGAAGGAAAGGTTGGaaatgggtaaaaaaaaaagaagatgaatttaaattaaaagaacttgAAATGAGAAAAGGGCTAGAGatggaaaaactgaaaattgaaatggtcaaaGAAGAAAACAACTAAAGTCCAGTCAAAATCAGAATATTTTGATGCAGCAAAAAATAAACGTTTGGTTCCAAAATGTAGTGAAAAAACAATCgataaatattttccacagtttgagaaaattgctaataatttgaaatggccAGTGCCGTATTGGACTACGATGCTACAAAGTGTTTTTGAGGGTAAGGCCGCTGAAATATATTCCGCAATTCCATCAGAAAAAAGTTCTGATTATGACACGGTAaaacaggaagttttgaaaGCCTATGAGCTGGTACCAGAAGCTTATAGACAGACATTTAGATcatataaaaagtttgattcaCAAACCTATGTGGAATTTGCTTGAGAAAATGaagatctatttgataaatggcttacgtcaaagaaaacagataacaatTGTGATAACCTAAGGCAATTGATATTATTAGAAGAGTTCAAACAATGTGTTAATTTGgacttaaaaacacatttagatGACAACACTGTTAAGTCAAAACATGATGCAGCTGTTATTTCAGATAATTATACTCTTTCACATAAAAGAagtttcaaaggtcaaaatgttaatacatccagtggaaattacaaaaatcaaagcactgagCGTACTGATAGTAAGCCTGTTGCACATAATAAGAGTCAGTCCAG
The nucleotide sequence above comes from Mytilus trossulus isolate FHL-02 chromosome 5, PNRI_Mtr1.1.1.hap1, whole genome shotgun sequence. Encoded proteins:
- the LOC134717537 gene encoding poly [ADP-ribose] polymerase tankyrase-2-like; this encodes MYENVLNISDTSLRILSLLYKIKFNVYKSQVITTFCLTHPTSHGKTPLHDAAIQGNIKLTDLLIRNNADMKATDNMGRTPLHDAAMKGNTKLTDLLIRNNAEVNATDNVLLKGESGLHQSASKGEDNVAKDYVSLGADVSAVDNKFEKIANNLKWPVPYWTTMLQSVFEGKAAEIYSAIPSEKSSDYDTVKQEVLKAYELVPEAYRQTFRSYKKFDSQTYVEFA